One genomic window of Punica granatum isolate Tunisia-2019 chromosome 1, ASM765513v2, whole genome shotgun sequence includes the following:
- the LOC116205227 gene encoding uncharacterized protein LOC116205227: MYFDGAVNSVGSGVGAVLISSDGRHYPVAAKVDFSCTNNVAEYEACILCLQAAIDFKVKELEVFGDSMLTFFQTLGEWKTKDTKLVPYHEYLEELAKNFEKISFTYTPRAKNQFADALATLASMASISEGNIVKTLEIEVAKGPAHCNTIEASEAKPWYEDIKNFLQTGQYPLFADRRYRKTLRCLAMHYFLSGEILYCRSFDSTLLRCIDEHESL, from the coding sequence atgtacttcgacggGGCTGTCAATTCCGTGGGATCCGGAGTTGGGGCAGTCTTGATATCCTCGGACGGGCGCCATTACCCCGTCGCTGCGAAAGTGGATTTCTCCTGTACCAAcaatgtggccgagtacgaggcgtGCATCCTCTGTctacaagcggcgattgatttcaaggtgaaggagttaGAGGTGTTTGGCGATTCCATGCTCACATTCTTCCAAACGTTGGGGgagtggaagacgaaagacaCGAAGCTAGTCCCGTACCACGAATACCTTGAGGAGTTGGCGAAGAATTTCGAGAAGATCTCATTCACCTACACCCCACGGGCGAAGAATCAGTTCGCAGACGCACTTGCGACACTTGCATCCATGGCGAGTATTTCAGAGGGGAACATCGTCAAAACCCTCGAGATCGAAGTGGCCAAAGGCCCGGCCCACTGCAACACGATTGAAGCGTCCGAagcgaagccgtggtacgaggACATCAAGAACTTCTTGCAAACAGGCCAATATCCCCTGTTCGCCGATCGCCGCTATCGAAAGACGCTCAGGTGCCTTGCGATGCACTACTTTCTGAGCGGTGAGATACTATACTGCCGTTCTTTCGATTCCacgctcctccggtgcatcgacgaacacgaatcgcTATGA